The DNA window GATCACCGCTTTCTTTTTTGAAATCAGCACCATCAATGTTGGCTTTGTTTGTGCCAGGATTCATATCATTGCCACCAAGTGCTCCTGATGAAGGAGCCCATGCAAACTCTCCAGTTGTGACAATGTTAGAATACATTCTGtcaaatttaatcttcaaaGATGATTCATTACCGTTTTGTCTGAATTTTTTGGCTCTTCTAATTTCCTACATATAATAAGTACAACTAATGAAGGATCatgaaataaacatgtttttgaaatttgacaACAAGAAATGAAATTGTTAGGATGATGAGgaattgacctgaattttttgCTTTCCACTACTCATCACTAGCTGAAATTGTTGCCAATTCTCTACTCTAGCCGACACTAGTTTTAGAAATCAGTTTTGTCCATATCCTCCAATCCTTTTTGCATccatcccatttgtttttcTGTTGTGTTTTAATGAATGCATGACCAGTTTGTTCTTTTAATGATGTTATATGAAATTTCCACCATGTTTTATCGAAATGAGTATTAGGTCTCATTCTTATATCAATGGCCTTAATgcatatatcaaaaaatatatgcaacatTTCCTTTATCCAAGCAACCTTATCCAAAGATTCAAGACCTTTTATGGtatcttttaaaacatttaacaaaagaaaacaatcaaTGATATCAATTACTTGGAGGGACAAATATAACTGTGGATTTAACCAATACAACAaaataatctatattttttttttcatcatgctTGCTTGTTGGTGATTCCTCTTTTTAGGTGAAATTGCtcaagttaataattattttagacaTATCTGTCAGTTTAAGCTTTATGTTTTGGAAGATGTATTTCAATTTTGTAGTTCAAATCCATATTCAatgtaatatctttttttatcttattatggTTATCTTAAACAAGTGAGATTGAGTTCATCTCTAACAACAGAAACCGAAGCACATGAAACATATATTCTTTGCTTTTTAATTCAAGGcaacaaatacataaaaaagcTTTTGCAGGACAAACAAAAAGGCTTATAAGGCAACAAAATTGAAATAGgtcacaattaattttattgcaatattttATCCTTGCATCGCAGATCGAAGTAAACTATAGTTATCTAGAATTAAAATTTCCCAGGGAAGCTTATGGCAAGGCAAAAATCGAAacattttatgttgaaaatggTTGTAAGAAGTGATACTGTAAATCTAAAGTTCAGCATTGCATGGGGATTTTTGCGCAAACAAAGGATGATAGATACTACTTTACTCATTAACGTAAACGGGTCAAGCAAAGCACAAATGAAATAACTTTTCCTCTCAGTTAATCACACAACtactaggataaaaaaaatttataaaaaaatgcttgTAAAGAACTCTACCGTTTAGCTGATTCAACAATAATCAGCATGGATGAATCACATTGTTTCcagtaaacaaataaaaaatcaagcagcAGTAGTGTAAAGTAGTAGACGAACAACTAGGAAACCAATTTCAATGCAGAACAACATATAATTATGCATAGTAAATAGATTTATGAAGCaacacataaattaaatttagtgttaaataaaaaaaaataaagatggagATAAGACAGGAACTTACGATTCTCTCTCTTGTGTAAGTTTTCTCAGCACGAATTTATTGCTTTTTTCTATAAACCGAAACAATGGAGACCTCTTGGCACAATTTATATCGGTCAAGGTGACAGATCTTTGTTTGAAAGAAGAAGGGACAGAGGGGAGCAGGGCAAATGACAATTGCTTGAAAGAAGACACCTTTTTTTGTTGTCGTTTACAAGGAGAAGAGAGAAGGGAACAAAGGGGAACAAGGATGTACACTCTCTCTGGCGTCTAACTTTGGGAAATAAAGGCAGGATTTTTACAGATGTGAACAATGGAGCCTCTCaggttgtttttgaaaatttttgcaaTGGTTTCGTTGTCTTTTGGCAAGAGACGAGAGAAGGGAACAGAGGGAAATGACAGGATTTTTCCATATCAATGGAGACGAGCTCTGGGGTTGTGAAAGTTTtgcaatgttaattaattatagtaTCGGTGAGAGAGATGAGAACACGGCCACGAGAAAAGCAATTTGAAATTGCTTTTCACAAACTGAGGTCTATCCTTAGTTTCGGGTGGGACGcacatgaaataaaaatgtaGTTAATATTCAATCAAACACTTTTTCATAATGTTTGCTTGCAGTTGCAACCGCAACACTAAACACTCACGAAGTAAACGTTTGTATCAGGTCTTATAACACTGATATCTACATGCTTAAAAAAGggagcaaaataataatataaaaaaaaaggtatgtaCAATCCATTTTAAGGGAAAAATTGGTTTAAGGGCATGAGATACTAACAATTTCCCTTGGCTAGAACATAACAATACCACAACATTTAGTACTAGcaatttgtgaatttttttcaatgaaacgatattttttattaatttatataacaaCATAGATTATATCCTAACTCTCAGATTTGATctcaagaaattaaagaataaaacatttttttttatcattggagtatttttaaaaaattaacagttTGTATTTAAAACATGTTTCTTCTGTGTGGAATTTTCTAGTGGCATTACTAAATCATGTAATGCCAACTTAATTGTGTAATGCCAACTTAAATCACGTGGTTTGCCCTAAAACTTTGAATGATGatggaatatttttatttagagttttttgttttttgcaaagtatttacaaaaaaaattaattttttttaattaattttttttttgtattttaagattttttttttatgtaatgatatatatatatatatatatatatatatgtatgattttaataaatttctaaataaaaaaaatattttattctagaAACTTccattatctttatcttttttataactGTCCAGAAACAACCGCCATATCACGAGACTAAACagtatctttatctttttattactGTCCAGAAACTTCCAGCGTACTAAAATTTGCTTTCATTCCATTGGCTGATGTcgtatgttgatttttttttttcaaacgcGGCATTTAGACTTTGAATTTGAAACATCATGTCTAGTTAAATCAAGACTTTTGTCCCTGTCATTAGCATGGTCCCTAAGTTTTGAGAATTAGTCAAATCagcacatatatttttaagtttgtaCATTCCAACCCTCATAATTTCAATTTGTGGCTCATATGCGGCCAGTCCATCCACTTTAGATGTTACAAGAAGGTAACACGTGGCCAACATCTAGGGAACATAATTTGTACAAAGACCACACGCCACTATGATCTGAGGGCTGTCATTACCGAAAGTGCAGAACTTGAGAGACCAATCGAtgactttacttttttttcctttttacttTATGTTCTTCTCGAGGTGGACacaattattattagaaaagaaaggaaggaaCTTAAAATTCTAATGATGCTTTTTGTAgatgaattatttttgtatttaatttttttttaaatctgaatatttttattaattttaaattaatatatttttagtgttttcaaaccattttgatatgctaatgttaacaataattttttaaaaaataaaaaaaatattattggcatgcgtTTTgacactaaaaattatttaaaagacaATCACAACTACACTATCAAACAAGCTCTAATGCATAAGAGtatatttgaaaatgtagttttgattgttttttaaaatgattttcatattgaaatgaattaaaatgatattttttttttatttttaaaaaaatatgtttaaaatcagtccatcaaaacaaataaaaaaattagcaaaaaaacaaaatttgaaccCAAACGTtctctaaaataatttagagtataatatcaataaattaatgcTTAAAATAAGAATTATTGAAGGGAGGTGAAATGAGATTAGGAGATGGCACCCGAGCAAATCCTCGGCAATCACTATCACGACGTCGTTTCAAGAGGCACAATCGTATTGCTAGTTACAAGACATCAAACTTCTATCAAAGATCGATGCTCCCaaccaaaccaaatcaaacaGAAATTAAAGAAGTTGATGAACCACTCACGTATCTTTTTCTTAGGGAAAACAGTCAAGTAGTATTTGAACAAACACCCAAGGACGGGCAGGCAAGGCAAGGCAAGGGTGATTTGAAATCATCAGAAAAGCGCTGTGAATGTGCCTTTCACCAACCATATGTTCCCATGTGACAAAAACCTATCCAAACGCTATGAAATAGTATAATACTAGCAttgtatttcataaaataatacggtaataattattttttaaaattttttatttaaaaaatatattaaaataatatttttttatttttaatatcaatatattaaaaataatttggaacACAAGCAAGGATAAGGTTAAGATATAAGTatgggttggtttttttttttttaagtattttttatttcttttcatagGGAACCTTCCAGCTCTGATACAGCACAGCAACAGCCCTAGAAAAATACACATCAAATCCTCAATAAAACAAgatgataattataataataaagtatCCCCTGAAATCCCCGTTTCAGAGCTTCATCGCCAATAACAAAAGAGTGTTAGCACTAACACAGAGGCTAAATTTTTGGAATTACTTTCGTGCCATATAAAGTGGGACCTACCCTAGATTTGGTGTGTTTTTGTGGTGGATGTTATGACCAAGACACATGGCACCAACCCAAACCAaagtttttaaatgtttatggATGTGTGAGGGGTAAAGTTGTGGGATAGGTTTAGACTTTTTGTTGGTGAGGTAGGAAATGAGAAAATTGTGGGAAACTAGTACTTGTCATATTTCCAAATACAAGACAACAAcatcaacttctttctttctatggtttttttatgaatcaaaGAAGGGTTTGATGAGAGAGTTTTGATCTtgaaagaggaggaggaggaggggccttcttttgtgtgtgtgtggagggttttttttactCCTTTGAAGAAGGCTCTTTCTGCTTTGAAttacttttcttcatttttgtagGCTGGAAAGGAAAACAATGATAAGGTGGTGGACATCTGCTCTGCAATTAACAGAGCTGTTTGTAAGCACGGTAGTGCATTTGCTATATGGGCTTTACATATTTAGCACAGCTTTGGCTGGTGATCTTTCACAGGTAATGAATGAATGGTTTTTCAAGGCTAATGTGAATGGTGTTGTTAAAGAGGAGGAGACCAAAGAGATAttaacaacaacagcaacagaaACCAGCGTTGATGACTTGCCTCCTATTGTGTTGGTTCATGGAATCTTTGGATTTGGCAAAGGGGTAACGtgtttcctcttttcttttactGTCATAATACCTTAAATGGGTTTTAAACTGCATTTTGTGCCTCAAAATCAATATCGTTCTTGTTTTGATGTTCTATTTGGTTCCAGAAATTGGGAGGTTTATCGTACTTTGCAGGAGCAGAGGAGAAAGATGAGAGGGTCCTGGTGCCCGATTTGGGGTCTCTAACTAGCATATATGATAGGTAATTAGTTACCAAATGCTTGTGATTTAGGGGTTGTTAAAGGTTTCATTTTGGCAATATAATCTCTTTGATTTGGTTTGAATTTGAGTTCTTCTTTCTGGGTTTCAGGGCACGcgagttattttattatttgaaaggtGGGCAAGTTGATTATGGAGAAGAACACAGCAATGCTTATGGCCACTCGCAATTTGGACGGACTTATGAACAAGGTCAGAAGATCTTcccttctgtttttatttttaaagttcgGATTTTTGAGCCATatctctatttttgttttttctatttggttatTATCTGTGTTTAAGTTTGAAATGTCCTTGTTTGTTGTGATTGGAATGTAGGGCATTATCCTGAATGGGATGAGGATCACCCTATTCACTTTGTTGGGCATTCTGCTGGAGCGCAGGTTGTTCGGGTGTTGCAGCAAATGCTTGCTGATAAGGTTAGTCTAGTTTATTGTATAAAAAGTCagcaaataatctcttaaaatttgatGTTTAGATTGAATGCTTGTTCGTGATGATTTTGTAGGCATTTAATGGGTATGAGAGCACTTCTGATAAATGGGTGTTAAGTATCACTTCCCTCTCTGGAGCATTCAATGGGACTACAAGGACCTACTTAGATGGGATGCAGTGAGTGTTCTTTCCAAACTTGTTCTGCTATTCGAAACTTCACTCTATAAATTGCATCTAGATATCAGACTCAATAATGATCgtaatttgaaatttatcttaattttttttctttggcacTCAGtatgaaaataatcaaatactGATATTCACTTCCTTGTTTaaagatttttctttcctttttttttagcaaaatgcTGCTTTGTATTTAGTTAACTCTCCTTTTTCATTATTAGTTACTCTGGAATAGAACTCTGTATATTTGCATCTAAATTTGGAACTGCATTTTCAATATCCAGGCCAGAAGATTGGAGAAACATGAAACCAATATGTCTGCTTCAGTTCTGTCGCATAGGAACAATAATTTATGACTGGCTTGACATTCATTGGCTGAAGGCTTACTACAATTTTGGATTTGATCACTTCAACATGTCCTGGAAAAAAATTGGGATTTTTGGTCTTATTCACTGCCTGTTGGGGAATGCAGGACCCTTTGCTTCTGGAGATTGGATACTTCCTGATCTTACAATTCAAGGGTCTATGCAACTAAACTGCCATCTACAAACCTTTCCTGATACATATTATTTCAGTTATGCTACCAAACGTACTAGGAGAATCTGCGGTATCAATGTTCCTTCAAGCATCTTTGGAATCCACCCATTGCTTTTTATAAGAGTGTTGCAGATGAGCCAGTGGCGTCATCCTCCAGATGTCTCTCCCCCTTATAAGGGATACAGGTGTGTTCTTTTATCAACATATCATGTGCAGTTGAGCTGATTTAGAATAGGATAATGCAAACGCTTTCCTGTAATTGCTCAATCTTTTCATATTATGGTCATTTTAATGActttgacttcatttttcagattttcatatcatcaatgagaaatatttttagttaattaaattttaccTGTAACATTATTTATCTTGTGAAGGCTATTTCACTTAAGTCTTTAGATTGTAGAATTCCAAAATCTCAATTGTCCTCTGTGATATGCTTGGATTCCACCCAGAATTCAGTACAAGGAACATTGTACTGATTTTCAATCGTAATGAAACCTCAATTGAAGcataattaatttgtatgatTGCTTATACCTTTAGTGAATGTGTGAACAGGGATGAGGATTGGCAGGACAATGATGGAGCACTCAACACCATATCTATGACCCACCCTCACATTCCAGTCGAACACCCAAGCCAATTTGTTGGACGTGATTCGGAGTGTCAACCCTTGCAACCGGGAATATGGTTAGTTATAACACTTTCAATCTCTTTGTCTTGGATAGAGCCTCCTCTTCCAACATAGTCAGTCACATGCATTGAGGacaaattttaattgtgtttaataatGCCAGGCATTTTTTCCATAGTCTTCTATCAAAACACACAACAAATGCTACCTTTTAGGAACAACCAAGCCATCTTATTACAAATTACTTGGTGTGTCAACCTCTGCACTTCAACTTTTTGCTGCTTGTttcaagaaaagagaaaaaaattgatattttgttaaGGCAGCTTACACGCAGTTTATTGGGGAACTTTCATAAAAGCATTTGAATAGTAGTAATTACTAGATATCTGAAATCTATTGAATTGAAGTCATAAGTTGAGTCGCCTTGTAGTTTCTATTAAGAAGTTGAATTCTCTTTCAGCATCATTCTTGCCCCTTCCTGAGCTAACATGGAGGTGCATCTGGTTTAATGCAGGTACTACAAGATTGTTGAAGGCGATCACATATTGTTCATTGTGAATAGGGATAGAGCAGGAGTTcaatttgatatgatatatgaCAGTATTTTCGAGCGTTGTAGAAAACACGTCTTTAGGAAGAGTCAGCAAACTTTACCATACGAAATCCAGCAATAGTTCGTTGTCTGTTACTCTACACAACTAGGAAACAAAACCTATCATAGGACAATTCTTtgcctccctccctctcttgtCTCTGTAAATGCACGTTTCTGCAAGGAGTTGCCATCTTCAGCAATGTTAAAGCTGGTTGAGCGATATATATGTATATCTGGCTTTTTTGGTTGTATCAGGAATTTATCATCAGTAAATCcattttcaaaaatgatttttatgtgAATTCCATCCCACATTCTCTGAGAATCGAATGTAGCCATTGGATctaaatatactttaaaaaaattcatttgaaaagTTGAATagactcataaaaaaaaaacaaaaaaaacaaaaacaaaaggagtgaCACCTTTCGCCGCAAATTAGATGATGAACAGAGTCCATCCATCCAAACTCA is part of the Populus alba chromosome 10, ASM523922v2, whole genome shotgun sequence genome and encodes:
- the LOC118045456 gene encoding uncharacterized protein, whose protein sequence is MIRWWTSALQLTELFVSTVVHLLYGLYIFSTALAGDLSQVMNEWFFKANVNGVVKEEETKEILTTTATETSVDDLPPIVLVHGIFGFGKGKLGGLSYFAGAEEKDERVLVPDLGSLTSIYDRARELFYYLKGGQVDYGEEHSNAYGHSQFGRTYEQGHYPEWDEDHPIHFVGHSAGAQVVRVLQQMLADKAFNGYESTSDKWVLSITSLSGAFNGTTRTYLDGMQPEDWRNMKPICLLQFCRIGTIIYDWLDIHWLKAYYNFGFDHFNMSWKKIGIFGLIHCLLGNAGPFASGDWILPDLTIQGSMQLNCHLQTFPDTYYFSYATKRTRRICGINVPSSIFGIHPLLFIRVLQMSQWRHPPDVSPPYKGYRDEDWQDNDGALNTISMTHPHIPVEHPSQFVGRDSECQPLQPGIWYYKIVEGDHILFIVNRDRAGVQFDMIYDSIFERCRKHVFRKSQQTLPYEIQQ